The following nucleotide sequence is from Methanomassiliicoccales archaeon.
GGGAGCCCACACTTTTGGCGTAGCCCAAGCCCAAAACGAGCAAATAAGAGCTATAGCGATACCAAGCACATAGGGAAATTACCGCGTCTTTCATCAGGCAACAACCAATATGTTCGCGTACCTTCCACCGAGACTTCACGAAGGACAGCATCGACCCAGTATGCACGACAGCATGAAAGTAGACCGCCGCTGTCGCAGTGGAATACAATTTGCACAGTTGTATGGAGGGATGATAAATGCGCAGTGAGAGGGCCGAAGGAAAAGAATTGTTTTCCCAACGCTTAGTCGCTGGCAAGCGAACGTATTTCTTTGATGTAAAAGAATCGCGGGAGGGCATAAAGTTCTTAGTAATCACTGAATCAAGGCTGGTCGGGGAGAAGCGAGAACGCAGTAGCATAATGATTTTCCAAGAGCACTTGGCGGCATTTCATGCGGCATTACAGGAAATCCTTGAAACCGCAGGATTTAGATTCAAAACTTATGACTTGCAAATCATACGCCAACACCATCCAAAGGCCTACGCAAAATGGGCAGAGGAAGAAGACAAACGCTTGACAGAAGAATATCAA
It contains:
- a CDS encoding DUF3276 family protein; the protein is MRSERAEGKELFSQRLVAGKRTYFFDVKESREGIKFLVITESRLVGEKRERSSIMIFQEHLAAFHAALQEILETAGFRFKTYDLQIIRQHHPKAYAKWAEEEDKRLTEEYQGGKTIEELAKIFQRKPSAIRARLRKLGLLKE